Part of the Microcebus murinus isolate Inina chromosome 19, M.murinus_Inina_mat1.0, whole genome shotgun sequence genome, ggcgGCGCGCGTATGGGCGCCGGCGGCGGCAGCCCCGAGAAGAGCCCGAGCGCGCAGGAGCTCAAGGAGCAGGGCAACCGGCTCTTCGTGGGCCGCAAGTACCCGGAGGCGGCGGCCTGCTACGGCCGCGCCATCGTGAGTGCGCCGGGGCGGGGGATCGGCGTCGGCGTCGGCgccgggggagggggcgggacgCGGGCTTCAGGCCGGGACTCTCGAACCAGCTTGCGGGAGAACTGTCCCCCCAGGGAGGCTGGCTGGGTTGGAGGACAGGGACTCCTGCCCCTTGAGGACTCCAGGCCCAAAGCCTCGGCTCTCTACAGGTTAGAGAAACTTTACAAGACCACTTGGAGCCAAGAGGGTGGACTCAGCCAGGACTCCACCTTCCCCAGATCTTTGGGACCCGGGGCTTTGACAACTGAGAAGCCTAGTTTTTTGATTCCAGCCTGGGGCCCCAAAGCTGCGACAGGACCTGGGACATCGGGGTGTCAGCTTTTGGGGACAGAGGCTGAGCCCGCAGCCTCATGGTGGCTGGCCTGGCCTCGGTCCCCAGACCCGGAATCCCCTGGTGGCGGTGTATTACACCAACCGGGCCCTGTGCTACCTGAAGATGCAGCAGCACGAGCAAGCGCTGGCCGACTGCCGGCGCGCCCTGGAGCTGGACGGGCAGTCTGTGAAGGCGCACTTCTTCCTGGGGCAGTGCCAGCTGGAGATGGAGAGTTATGATGAGGCCATCGCCAATCTGCAGCGAGGTGGGCTACCGTGCTGCCTGGCTGCAGGGCGCCTGGGACTAGGTGGGTGGACAGGCCAGAGAGTGACCTGAAGCCCTCCATTCCCCCAGCCTACAGCCTGGCCAAGGAGCAGCGGCTCAACTTTGGGGATGACATCCCCAGCGCACTGCGCATTGCTAAGAAGAAGCGTTGGAACAGCATTGAGGAGCGGCGCATCCATCAGGAGAGTGAGCTGCACTCCTACCTCACGCGGCTCATTGCAGCAGAGCGTGAGAGGtgggcccctccccccaccaggccACCCTGTCTCCCATTAATTCTGAGTCACCAACTACCAATACAAGTGTTTATTGAAGGCCAACACTGGCAAGCAGGAAACCAAGGGGGAAGAAGGCTCATTTGTCCTGAGGTTGGGGTAGGGTCTGACAGCTTGCTAGATCTGTCTATGACTAGTTTCCAATCAACCCCCAGGGAGCTGGAAGAGTGTCAGCGGAACCATGAGGGTGCTGAGGATGAAGGCCATGTCCGGGCTCAACAGGCCTGCATCGAGGCCAAGCATGTAAGGGTGCCCTGGCTCATGCAGGGGTCTGTGGGCATGTGTGCACATGACACGAGGGCACCCCTGCTGCATGTTGGGTCTGTGTGTGCCTGCGGGAGAGGGGTGTCTGGTCCAATCGCAGTGCTCAATTCTCTGCAGGACAAATACATGGCAGACATGGATGAGCTCTTCTCTCAGGTGGATGAGAAGAGAAAGGTGAGTGTTCCCTGAAGTCTGGGTAGCAGGTGCTGGAGTAGTGTCCCCTTCCTGGTCCTTGACCTTATTCCCGTATGGCACAGAAGCGAGACATCCCTGACTACCTGTGTGGTAAGATCAGTTTCGAGCTGATGCGGGAGCCTTGCATCACACCCAGTGGCATCACTTATGACCGCAAGGACATCGAGGAGCACCTGCAGGTGAGGACCCACAGACCATCGGGCACAGGGTCGGCAGCGTGGCCCTTGGGCCCACTGAGTGTCTTCTGACCTTGTTACCACAGCGCGTGGGACACTTTGACCCTGTGACCCGGAGCCCCCTGACCCAGGAACAGCTCATCCCCAACCTGGCCATGAAGGAGGTCATTGACGCATTCATCTCTGAGAACGGCTGGGTGGAGGACTACTGAAATCCCCTACCCCCCACTGCACCTTGCCTGGGGTCCTGGCCCAGGAGGGCCCTGGGGCAGAAGCCCCCAGCCCCTGTACATAGTTTGTGTCCCTGGGCCTGCATCCCATCAGTTCTGCTGTTGGGCTCTGGACTGCTCCCCTCTCAGCATAGCTCTTGCTGGGCCACAAgcctcccctgtcccccgtctGGGCTGGAAAACAGGTGAGGGTGGGTTGGGCTCAGGCCACTGCTGCTACCACTGTCTCTGTAATAAAATCTGTGAGCACTAGGTAGGCACGTGCTGGTGTGTAACACGGGCCTGCCTGCTGCTGGGTCTGACTAGCCAAGGAAGGTAGAGATGAAGACGCTGGTGTCTAGGTTGAGTGTGGCATGCCACCAGCGGTCAGGAAAGTACAGCACCTGGAAGAGGAGGGGTAGAGCACAGGCATTAGCTGGAGGCCCTTTGGCCTGGCCCTGCTCTCTCCTGCCAGCCACTGACCTCTCCAGCTCGGACAGTACACTCCAGGGGCCGTGCATGCGGCGCCAGAGCTGAGTATGTGTCCCGGAGCCAGGCCAGCGTGGTCTTGTTGGGGTGGAACTCAGGTGTCTTCTCAGGTGGGTAGAGGAACCAGCGCTGGGGGCAGGAATGGCAGTCACTCTTGTGTGTTGTGGTCAGTGAGTCCCAAGCCTCAATCCCCAACCCTGTGCTGACCTTGCGGCCGTAGATCACCTCTGAATACCCAGGTCCATGCCAGTGGAAGGGTACCCCAGAGCCAGCTCCTGTGGGATCAGTTATAAGCAGCTGATGCTCAAACTAAACCTAATCTGTGCCCACCTTGAGCACCCTCTCAGGGCGAGGAGCACCCACCTGCGATTCCAAAGCTGTAAGCAGGAGTGGTATCCAGCAGACCAAACGGGGGTGGGGAATAGTGCCGAAAGAGTGATGCCCATTCAGTGAAGTTGTTGTCCCCGAAAAAATACAGGGTGTCTGCCAGCCGAGAAGACAGGGAGCAGGGATCCTGGTACCTGGGAACTCTTAAGTGCCCCCAACCCCACTGCCACCCAGGTCTGGCTCACCGTTGCCCAGGGAGGTGGGGTCCTGAGGGTGCAGCAGCTGCTCCACGTACTCCTGGAAGGGCAGATCCACTGCAGGAAAAGGGGCGTCAGGATTGGTTGGTCCTGCCTTGAGGATGCCAGCAAGGAGGCGGGTACCACGGTGTGCAGCAGCTCACCTTTCCGGTAGGAGTAGGTGTTGGCAGTGCTCAGCCGAACCACTCTCTCCCCAAAGGAGGCCAACAGCCTTTCGCGGGAGCACAGGGCCCTGAActtctgtgggggtggggagaggacttAGTGGCCGGGCCCAGCACGGGGGAGTTGCCGGGACATGCGCAGACAAGCGTAGCGCTCACCGAGTTGTCTGTGAGCCCCTGGAGGATGACGGGCCTGAGGAAGGCGTAGCTGCAAGGGAAGAGCAGAGTCGCGGCCGGCTCCGAGCCGCGCCCACCGCTGTCCCCGCCCACACGTGCATCCGCGGTCGGGGCAGACCGGCCGGTAAACAAGGGCGTGACCCAGCGCTCAAGGCGGGCGAgcgggggcggaggcggcggGGCGCACGTACTGCTGCACGAACTCCGTGTAGGTGAGGTCGGCCCGACGCTCCACGGTGCAGCGCTCCTCTTCCGCCACTGCCGGCCCGCCAAGCCGCCTGCGGGCACGGCCGGGTCAGCGCCGCGCGCCGCcccccgccgcccggccctgcccggccgcccggcccgctCACCATCCCCCGTCGCCCGCCGGCCCGGGCCGAGCCGGAGCCGCCAGCGCCCAGAGCGCCAGCAGCAGAAGCGGCCCCGGCGCCATGAGCCCGCCGCCGCGCTGCACGCCGGgagcccgcccgccgcccgccatGTCGTCGTGGCAACGGCCGGCGCCGCGCCGGACCTGGAAACGGCCTCCGCGGCCCGCCCCCAGGGAGCACTTCCGGGAGACCTGCACCGACGGCTGCCATTGGCCGCCGGTCACCGTGGCGACActgccgcccgccccgcccgcacgGCGCGACCGACGACAGGCGCGCGACAGCGGCTCCCACTCCTTTTATTGGGCTCACAAGCTGCAGGCCCCGCGCGCGGGCGGGGGAGGCTCAGGAGTACTCGCAGAGGTGGCCGCAGCCGGCGGGGCAGTGGGAGCTGCCCTCCAACCACTTCATGATGTGCTGCAGGTGGCCGCCATGGCTGCAGCCCTGACACCACACGAACAGACCCTTGACCACGTGGTGGCAGACGGCACACATGCTGGCGCAGCGGTGGCACCTGCGGGCGGGAGGGGGCCTCAGCGAGGGGCTCCTGGGCGGCCTGCAGGCTCCCGCACCGCCCCCCACGGCCGCACCTGTCGCAGACCCAGCCACGGCTGCTCATGGGCCGCTTGCAGTGGCTGCAGTTGACGTGCAGGGTGGTGGAGGCTTGGTTGAGGCAGCTGATGGCTCTGCTGGTGCTCAGCTTGACCACCTCGTTGGACACGTTCCAGAGGCGGAATCGCTGCAGCAGGTCGATGTAGGACGTGTACCAGTGCTCCTGTGGGCGGGGAGGGTGGGGGTCAGGACGCCCCGCGCAGTGGACGGGCCAGGCTCAGCCACAGGGCTGTCCTGTGGCAGCAGCTGTTCCAGCTGTCCCGCGGCCCGGTCACACACCTGGGTCTGCTCGTCGATGTCCTTGCGCACCCGCTCACCCAGCACGATGAGCACGGACACCGCCATCTGGACGTCACCCTGCTCAGCGTAGAAGCGCAGCATGTCGCGCACCAGCACGCTGAAGAAGTCAGGCGGCAGGCGACTGTCGTAGAGCGCATGTGAGACAGACAGGAGCGAGAAGGAGGAGTCCATGGGCGCCAAGGAGGTCGCATCTGCCTCGCTGCCACTCACGTGCGGTGAGTCGGCCTTGTCCTGCAGGTGCTCGGGCCCAGGCGGCGTGTCCACGATCTCGTGGCGCAGCGGGAAGGCCTCCTGCGGCAGCACATACTCGGGCTCCTCggctgggaggcaggggcggggcaaGGGGGCTCTGAGCCTCTGTCCTCatctgcccccccaccccagcccgccccgGGCCCCACTCACGGTGTGCGTGCTCTGGGTCCAGCAGGTACAGCTCATCCTCCTCGCCCTCCGCGTCGCCCAGCAGGTAGTCGGTGGGCACATCGCTGCCCTCGGTTTCCTCATTATCTGCCCAGCGGGGAGGGCATTCAGGGCGGTGTGCTGGGGgaggcccagcccctcccaccagcaccctgcccacccccacctaCCCTCGTTGGTGAGGAGCGTGGCTGAGGAGTCCAGCAGAGCGGTGTCGCTCCTCGCGTCGCCTTTGCTGCGATCCAGCCGGGTCTCACTGCCCAGCCCGGGAGCCATATCTTTCAGGTTGAAGCTGGGGGCATGGAGGCCATGAGTGGGTGGCTCCAGCAGCCCCACGGTCTGGGGAGAGCCACCCCAGCACCCACCTGTTCATGAGCGGCAGGCCACAGGTGCTGCCCTTGCCCA contains:
- the STUB1 gene encoding E3 ubiquitin-protein ligase CHIP isoform X3 — encoded protein: MKGKEEKEGGARMGAGGGSPEKSPSAQELKEQGNRLFVGRKYPEAAACYGRAITRNPLVAVYYTNRALCYLKMQQHEQALADCRRALELDGQSVKAHFFLGQCQLEMESYDEAIANLQRAYSLAKEQRLNFGDDIPSALRIAKKKRWNSIEERRIHQESELHSYLTRLIAAERERELEECQRNHEGAEDEGHVRAQQACIEAKHDKYMADMDELFSQVDEKRKKRDIPDYLCGKISFELMREPCITPSGITYDRKDIEEHLQRVGHFDPGAEAPSPCT
- the STUB1 gene encoding E3 ubiquitin-protein ligase CHIP isoform X2: MKGKEEKEGGARMGAGGGSPEKSPSAQELKEQGNRLFVGRKYPEAAACYGRAITRNPLVAVYYTNRALCYLKMQQHEQALADCRRALELDGQSVKAHFFLGQCQLEMESYDEAIANLQRAYSLAKEQRLNFGDDIPSALRIAKKKRWNSIEERRIHQESELHSYLTRLIAAERERELEECQRNHEGAEDEGHVRAQQACIEAKHDKYMADMDELFSQVDEKRKRDIPDYLCGKISFELMREPCITPSGITYDRKDIEEHLQRVGHFDPVTRSPLTQEQLIPNLAMKEVIDAFISENGWVEDY
- the STUB1 gene encoding E3 ubiquitin-protein ligase CHIP isoform X1; this encodes MKGKEEKEGGARMGAGGGSPEKSPSAQELKEQGNRLFVGRKYPEAAACYGRAITRNPLVAVYYTNRALCYLKMQQHEQALADCRRALELDGQSVKAHFFLGQCQLEMESYDEAIANLQRAYSLAKEQRLNFGDDIPSALRIAKKKRWNSIEERRIHQESELHSYLTRLIAAERERELEECQRNHEGAEDEGHVRAQQACIEAKHDKYMADMDELFSQVDEKRKKRDIPDYLCGKISFELMREPCITPSGITYDRKDIEEHLQRVGHFDPVTRSPLTQEQLIPNLAMKEVIDAFISENGWVEDY
- the JMJD8 gene encoding jmjC domain-containing protein 8 isoform X2; its protein translation is MAAVGAGLPEVLPGGGPRRPFPGPARRRPLPRRHGGRRAGSRRAARRRAHGAGAASAAGALGAGGSGSARAGGRRGMAAWRAGSGGRGALHRGASGRPHLHGVRAALRLPQARHPPGAHRQLEVQGPVLPRKAVGLLWGESGSAEHCQHLLLPESGSALPGVRGAAAAPSGPHLPGQRFGIAGAGSGVPFHWHGPGYSEVIYGRKRWFLYPPEKTPEFHPNKTTLAWLRDTYSALAPHARPLECTVRAGEVLYFPDRWWHATLNLDTSVFISTFLG
- the JMJD8 gene encoding jmjC domain-containing protein 8 isoform X4; protein product: MAAVGAGLPEVLPGGGPRRPFPGPARRRPLPRRHGGRRAGSRRAARRRAHGAGAASAAGALGAGGSGSARAGGRRGMLRLPQARHPPGAHRQLEVQGPVLPRKAVGLLWGESGSAEHCQHLLLPESGSALPGVRGAAAAPSGPHLPGQRFGIAGAGSGVPFHWHGPGYSEVIYGRKRWFLYPPEKTPEFHPNKTTLAWLRDTYSALAPHARPLECTVRAGEVLYFPDRWWHATLNLDTSVFISTFLG
- the JMJD8 gene encoding jmjC domain-containing protein 8 isoform X1, coding for MAGGGRAPGVQRGGGLMAPGPLLLLALWALAAPARPGPAGDGGWRLGGPAVAEEERCTVERRADLTYTEFVQHYAFLRPVILQGLTDNSKFRALCSRERLLASFGERVVRLSTANTYSYRKVDLPFQEYVEQLLHPQDPTSLGNDTLYFFGDNNFTEWASLFRHYSPPPFGLLDTTPAYSFGIAGAGSGVPFHWHGPGYSEVIYGRKRWFLYPPEKTPEFHPNKTTLAWLRDTYSALAPHARPLECTVRAGEVLYFPDRWWHATLNLDTSVFISTFLG
- the JMJD8 gene encoding jmjC domain-containing protein 8 isoform X3 — its product is MAGGGRAPGVQRGGGLMAPGPLLLLALWALAAPARPGPAGDGGCYAFLRPVILQGLTDNSKFRALCSRERLLASFGERVVRLSTANTYSYRKVDLPFQEYVEQLLHPQDPTSLGNDTLYFFGDNNFTEWASLFRHYSPPPFGLLDTTPAYSFGIAGAGSGVPFHWHGPGYSEVIYGRKRWFLYPPEKTPEFHPNKTTLAWLRDTYSALAPHARPLECTVRAGEVLYFPDRWWHATLNLDTSVFISTFLG